Proteins encoded by one window of Polycladomyces subterraneus:
- a CDS encoding aldo/keto reductase, with protein MKYRNLPGIDTPVSEVGFGVWSVATPWWGVKDDAFGKRLLRMAYEEYGITFFDTADVYGQGKGETLLAEALEGLRDKIVIATKFGYDIYAKRGDRHGGHSELPQRWDAASIRKSCEESLRRLKTDVIDIYQLHNARMEAIQSEEVLETLERLKEEGKIRTYGVALGPDIGWRDEGLATLEDERYDMAQIINNLLEQDPARDLIREAEKRNKALIARVPHASGLLDGTYDPEKHFDKQDHRSHRPVKWMQAGLDAVRQMKFLYEDTDRTIGQAAILYSLASPAIKSVLPNITSEENLREFAQAPEKTPLSEEEMKKIEELWEGGLKEQLKQPFSNSKNKPTPVAAR; from the coding sequence ATGAAATACCGCAATCTACCCGGCATTGACACACCGGTATCCGAAGTGGGCTTTGGCGTTTGGTCCGTCGCCACCCCTTGGTGGGGGGTCAAAGATGATGCGTTCGGCAAACGCTTGTTGCGCATGGCATACGAAGAGTACGGAATTACCTTCTTTGACACTGCCGACGTCTACGGTCAGGGCAAGGGGGAAACCCTCTTGGCCGAAGCACTGGAAGGGCTTCGCGACAAGATAGTGATTGCCACCAAATTTGGGTACGACATCTATGCGAAGCGGGGTGACCGACACGGCGGACACTCTGAATTGCCCCAACGGTGGGACGCCGCCTCGATCCGCAAATCCTGTGAAGAGAGCCTGCGTCGGCTGAAGACCGATGTGATCGACATTTATCAATTGCATAACGCACGGATGGAAGCCATCCAAAGTGAGGAAGTACTGGAGACGCTGGAACGGTTGAAGGAAGAAGGGAAGATCCGCACTTACGGCGTCGCACTGGGGCCGGACATCGGTTGGCGGGATGAAGGACTGGCCACGCTGGAAGATGAACGGTACGACATGGCCCAAATCATCAACAACCTGCTGGAGCAAGACCCCGCCCGCGACCTGATCAGGGAGGCGGAAAAACGAAACAAAGCCTTGATCGCCCGAGTTCCTCACGCGTCCGGTCTGTTGGACGGTACGTACGATCCGGAAAAGCACTTCGACAAACAGGACCATCGTTCGCACCGTCCGGTCAAGTGGATGCAAGCCGGTCTGGACGCGGTACGTCAGATGAAATTCCTGTACGAAGATACCGACCGCACCATCGGCCAAGCAGCGATCCTCTACTCGTTGGCCAGTCCGGCGATCAAGTCGGTATTGCCCAACATCACGAGCGAGGAGAACCTGCGCGAATTTGCCCAAGCACCGGAGAAAACACCGCTGTCTGAGGAAGAAATGAAGAAGATCGAAGAACTGTGGGAAGGCGGCCTGAAGGAACAACTGAAGCAACCCTTCTCCAACAGCAAAAACAAGCCGACGCCCGTGGCGGCCCGCTAA
- the leuB gene encoding 3-isopropylmalate dehydrogenase: MGTVKKIAVLPGDGIGPEIMEEALKVLRKVEDQFGHSFQFTFAMAGGGAVDRVGNPLPEETLSLCQQSDAVLLAAVGGPKWDNNPPELRPEQALLGLRKSLKLFANLRPAVLFEGLENASTLKQEVVKGVDLLVVRELTGGIYFGEKKREQLEDGEQATDTLVYHEREVERIVRRAFEIARGRRKMLTSVDKANILESSRLWRSVVNRVALDYPDVQVEHVLVDNCAMQLIRRPADFDVIVTENMFGDILSDETAMLTGSIGLLPSASLGEGTTGLYEPVHGSAPDIAGQGVANPAAMILSAAMMLRHSFGYEEAATAVEKAVRKVLADGHRTADLAGPGELAVGTEEFGDLVVEAMNAFEPDPKVPMEVVM, from the coding sequence ATGGGAACGGTGAAAAAAATCGCAGTGCTTCCCGGTGACGGCATCGGGCCGGAAATCATGGAGGAAGCGCTGAAAGTGTTGCGAAAGGTGGAAGACCAATTCGGTCATTCCTTTCAGTTTACGTTCGCGATGGCGGGAGGTGGGGCGGTTGACCGCGTCGGAAACCCACTTCCCGAAGAGACGCTCTCGCTCTGTCAACAGTCGGATGCCGTGTTATTGGCTGCGGTCGGCGGTCCCAAATGGGACAACAACCCGCCAGAGCTGCGCCCCGAGCAGGCGTTATTGGGATTGCGGAAATCGCTGAAGCTGTTCGCCAACCTGCGGCCGGCCGTTCTGTTTGAGGGATTGGAGAATGCCTCCACCCTCAAACAGGAAGTGGTAAAGGGAGTCGATCTGCTCGTGGTACGAGAGTTGACCGGCGGCATCTATTTCGGCGAAAAGAAACGGGAGCAGTTGGAAGACGGCGAACAGGCAACGGATACGTTGGTATACCACGAGCGCGAAGTGGAACGGATCGTGCGACGGGCTTTTGAGATTGCGCGTGGTCGTCGGAAAATGCTGACCTCCGTCGACAAGGCCAACATTTTGGAAAGCTCCCGCCTGTGGCGGTCGGTGGTGAACCGCGTCGCTCTCGACTACCCGGACGTGCAGGTGGAGCATGTGTTGGTGGACAACTGCGCCATGCAGCTGATCCGTCGTCCGGCTGACTTCGATGTGATCGTCACTGAGAACATGTTCGGTGATATTTTGAGTGATGAAACCGCCATGCTGACGGGTTCCATCGGTTTGTTGCCATCAGCCAGCCTGGGTGAAGGCACGACGGGACTGTACGAACCCGTCCATGGTTCCGCGCCGGACATCGCCGGCCAAGGCGTGGCCAATCCCGCTGCCATGATCCTGTCCGCAGCGATGATGCTGCGTCATTCTTTCGGATACGAGGAAGCGGCGACAGCAGTGGAGAAGGCGGTTCGCAAGGTGCTGGCCGACGGGCATCGTACCGCCGACCTCGCCGGACCGGGTGAGTTGGCGGTTGGCACGGAAGAGTTCGGCGATCTCGTCGTGGAAGCGATGAACGCCTTTGAACCGGACCCGAAGGTGCCGATGGAAGTTGTGATGTAG
- a CDS encoding 2-isopropylmalate synthase, which produces MRMVQIFDTTLRDGEQSPGVNLSTEEKVEIALQLERLGVNVIEAGFAASSPGDQAAVREVARVVTDASVASLSRAVQQDIDAAWEALKEAKQPAIHIFLATSPIHREYKLRKTKEQVLEQAAEAVRYAKRYFPVVEFSPEDAGRTEIDFLCEVADVVIRSGVDVLNIPDTVGYLTPDEYANIFVQLRERVPGIDRVKLSAHCHDDLGLAVANSLAAIQAGVDQVEGAINGIGERAGNAALEEVVMALYTRQSYYQVTTTIRPVEIARTSRLVSKLTGMPVPANKAIVGANAFAHESGIHQDGMLKHQETYEIIRPETVGFSQTKLVLGKHSGRHAFRERLEALGYSLSEERINALFVRFKELADRKKTLTDEDLIALAEEKQGEVAEIFELESIQLSYGNHALPTASLRLRNRQTGEEVEEAACGNGSIDAIFKAIDRATGEKVELLDYKVASNTQGTDALGEGYVQLRQGEMTVQGRGVSTDVLEASARAYIDAINRLLTRKQSKTQDAALNAVLR; this is translated from the coding sequence ATGCGAATGGTTCAGATCTTTGACACCACATTGAGGGATGGCGAACAATCACCCGGCGTCAACCTGAGCACGGAGGAAAAGGTAGAAATCGCCTTGCAGCTGGAACGGCTGGGTGTAAATGTGATCGAGGCGGGGTTCGCCGCCTCCTCCCCCGGCGACCAGGCGGCCGTCCGCGAGGTGGCGCGGGTGGTGACCGATGCCTCCGTGGCCAGCCTGTCGCGTGCGGTGCAACAGGATATCGACGCGGCGTGGGAGGCGTTGAAAGAAGCAAAGCAGCCTGCCATTCACATCTTTCTCGCCACCTCGCCCATTCACCGGGAATACAAACTGAGAAAAACGAAGGAGCAGGTGTTGGAGCAGGCGGCAGAGGCAGTGCGGTATGCCAAACGTTATTTCCCCGTCGTGGAGTTTTCTCCGGAAGACGCGGGGCGCACGGAGATCGACTTTCTCTGCGAGGTGGCGGACGTTGTTATCCGATCCGGTGTGGATGTGCTCAACATTCCGGATACGGTGGGGTACCTGACGCCCGATGAATATGCCAACATCTTCGTGCAACTGCGGGAGCGGGTTCCGGGGATCGACCGGGTGAAGCTGAGCGCACACTGTCACGATGACCTCGGATTGGCGGTGGCCAATAGTTTGGCTGCCATCCAGGCCGGAGTGGATCAAGTGGAGGGAGCCATTAACGGGATCGGAGAACGTGCAGGGAACGCGGCATTGGAAGAAGTGGTGATGGCGTTGTATACGCGACAATCCTATTATCAAGTCACCACTACCATTCGACCGGTTGAAATTGCGCGGACCAGCCGACTGGTCAGCAAACTGACGGGGATGCCGGTACCTGCCAACAAGGCGATCGTCGGTGCCAACGCCTTTGCCCATGAATCGGGGATCCATCAGGACGGCATGTTGAAACACCAAGAAACATACGAGATCATCCGGCCAGAGACTGTTGGTTTTTCTCAGACCAAGCTGGTCCTGGGCAAACACTCGGGTCGGCACGCATTTCGGGAACGGTTGGAAGCTTTGGGTTATTCGTTGTCCGAGGAACGGATCAATGCCCTGTTTGTCCGTTTCAAGGAATTGGCGGACCGCAAAAAGACGCTCACCGACGAGGACTTGATCGCGTTGGCAGAGGAAAAGCAGGGAGAAGTCGCGGAGATTTTCGAACTGGAATCGATCCAGCTCTCCTACGGCAACCATGCATTGCCGACGGCATCGCTTCGTCTGAGAAACCGGCAGACAGGAGAGGAAGTGGAAGAAGCGGCATGCGGAAATGGCTCGATCGACGCCATCTTCAAGGCGATCGATCGGGCGACGGGCGAAAAAGTGGAATTGCTCGATTACAAAGTGGCTTCCAACACGCAGGGCACGGATGCGCTGGGTGAAGGGTACGTCCAGCTGCGTCAAGGTGAGATGACCGTACAGGGTCGGGGGGTAAGTACCGACGTGCTGGAAGCGAGCGCACGGGCGTATATCGATGCGATCAACCGCCTGCTGACGCGGAAACAGTCGAAAACTCAAGATGCCGCGCTGAATGCGGTGTTGAGATGA
- the ilvC gene encoding ketol-acid reductoisomerase — translation MVKMYYDQDAQLDVLKGKTVAVIGYGSQGHAQAQNLRDSGVHVIIGLRPGRSWEQAEQDGFEVFEVDEAVRRAEVVQLLLPDEVQAKVYQEQVAPHLKSGSALFFSHGFNIHFGQIQPASNVDVVLIAPKGPGHLVRRVYVEGFGVPALIAVHQDASGHAKELGLAYAKGIGATRAGVIETTFKEETETDLFGEQAVLCGGVSELVKAGFETLVEAGYQPEIAYFECLHELKLIVDLMYEGGLANMRYSVSDTAEYGDYSSGKRVVGEASRQAMKEVLKEIQNGTFARNWIEENRQGRPNFQRLREEERNHQLERVGAELRRMMAWLDGKKKEPVRS, via the coding sequence ATGGTGAAAATGTACTATGACCAAGATGCACAATTGGACGTGTTGAAAGGGAAAACCGTAGCAGTGATCGGGTACGGCAGTCAAGGTCACGCACAAGCGCAAAATCTTCGGGACAGTGGCGTTCATGTTATTATCGGCCTTCGTCCGGGGCGCTCTTGGGAACAGGCGGAACAAGACGGGTTTGAAGTGTTTGAGGTAGACGAAGCCGTACGTCGCGCGGAGGTCGTGCAGCTTCTGCTTCCGGATGAAGTACAGGCCAAAGTGTATCAGGAGCAGGTGGCCCCTCATTTGAAATCGGGATCGGCCCTGTTTTTCTCACATGGATTCAACATCCATTTTGGTCAGATCCAGCCGGCAAGCAATGTGGATGTGGTGCTGATCGCACCCAAAGGGCCGGGTCACTTGGTACGTCGCGTCTACGTAGAAGGCTTCGGCGTTCCGGCATTGATCGCGGTGCATCAGGACGCCAGCGGTCATGCCAAGGAATTGGGATTGGCTTATGCCAAAGGCATCGGTGCCACCCGGGCCGGCGTGATTGAAACCACCTTCAAAGAGGAGACGGAAACGGACTTGTTCGGTGAGCAAGCCGTGTTGTGCGGTGGTGTGAGCGAGCTGGTCAAAGCCGGTTTCGAAACGTTGGTGGAAGCGGGCTACCAACCGGAAATCGCTTATTTCGAATGTTTGCATGAATTGAAATTGATCGTCGACCTGATGTATGAGGGCGGATTGGCCAATATGCGGTATTCGGTCAGCGACACCGCTGAGTACGGTGACTATTCCAGCGGCAAACGCGTCGTGGGAGAAGCCTCGCGTCAAGCGATGAAGGAAGTGTTGAAGGAGATCCAAAACGGCACCTTCGCCCGCAACTGGATCGAGGAAAACCGGCAAGGGCGCCCCAACTTCCAGCGTTTGCGGGAAGAGGAGCGAAACCATCAACTGGAACGTGTGGGAGCCGAATTGCGCCGCATGATGGCTTGGCTGGACGGTAAGAAAAAAGAACCGGTACGGTCCTGA
- the ilvN gene encoding acetolactate synthase small subunit produces MRHIISILVNNQPRVLARVASLFGRRNFNIESISVGESEEPGLSRIVIVTHGDARTMEQVSKHLHKLIDVIKVQDLSIQQSVARELLLVKVGATSSNRAEIQGIIEPFRASVVDVGTNSLMIQATGDREKLDALIELLRPYGIKELARTGITALPRSMQIQTKAHLHA; encoded by the coding sequence ATGAGACACATCATATCGATTCTGGTCAACAACCAGCCGCGCGTGCTGGCACGGGTGGCCAGCCTGTTCGGGAGACGCAATTTCAACATCGAGAGCATCAGCGTCGGTGAGTCCGAAGAGCCCGGTCTGTCGCGGATCGTCATTGTGACCCACGGAGACGCTCGGACGATGGAACAAGTTTCCAAACATTTACACAAATTGATCGATGTGATCAAGGTGCAGGATTTGAGCATCCAACAGTCGGTGGCCAGGGAATTGCTGCTGGTGAAGGTGGGGGCCACTTCCTCCAATCGGGCGGAGATTCAGGGGATCATCGAACCGTTCCGGGCGTCGGTGGTCGATGTTGGCACCAACAGCTTGATGATCCAGGCAACCGGTGACCGCGAAAAACTGGATGCACTCATCGAACTTCTGCGTCCTTACGGCATCAAGGAACTGGCCAGGACGGGGATTACCGCCTTGCCGCGCAGCATGCAGATCCAAACCAAAGCACATTTGCATGCGTGA
- the ilvB gene encoding biosynthetic-type acetolactate synthase large subunit: MTTDQKHASTDRELTGSEILLRCLIEENVEFIFGYPGGAVLPIYDSLYYGSIKHILYRHEQGAIHAADGYARATGKPGVVIATSGPGATNLVTGIATAQMDSIPLVCITGNVPQQLIGTDAFQEADITGITMPITKHNYLVQDVRDLPRVVKEAFHIASTGRPGPVLIDIPKDVSNAKAPFSYPETVSIRGYQPTTNPHPLQIEKLHQAIAESKRPLILAGGGVVTSGSDQELIAFAERAQIPVTTTLMGLGGFPGTHPLWLGMPGMHGTVAANRALLECDLLIGIGARFDDRVTMGRIDKFATGAKIVHIDIDPAEIGKNVDTYIPIVGDVKRVLEVALQDLPVCQSETWLEKLEQLKQQYPLTYKQSDNTLKPQWVIQHLYETTGGDAIVTTDVGQHQMWVAQYFRFSRPRSLISSGGLGTMGFGFPAAIGAQLAYPDRTVISVTGDGGFQMTAQELAVVALANIPVKVAIINNQCLGMVRQWQEVFYQRRYSEVDLSGSPDFVKLAEAYGVKGMRARTQEEARQVWREALDHPGPVVIDFQVDPEENVYPMVAPGAGLDEMMLGDE; encoded by the coding sequence ATGACGACGGATCAGAAGCATGCGTCGACAGATCGTGAGCTGACCGGTTCCGAGATTTTGCTTCGCTGTCTGATTGAAGAGAATGTGGAATTCATTTTCGGTTATCCGGGTGGGGCGGTGCTTCCCATATACGATTCTCTGTATTACGGAAGCATCAAACATATTTTGTACCGCCACGAACAAGGGGCGATACACGCCGCGGACGGATACGCGCGGGCGACGGGCAAACCGGGAGTGGTAATTGCCACGTCCGGACCGGGGGCAACCAACTTGGTGACGGGGATTGCCACGGCGCAGATGGATTCGATCCCGTTGGTGTGTATCACCGGCAACGTCCCGCAACAACTGATCGGCACGGATGCGTTCCAGGAAGCGGACATCACGGGCATTACCATGCCGATCACCAAGCACAATTATCTGGTACAGGATGTCAGAGATCTGCCGCGGGTAGTGAAAGAAGCGTTTCATATCGCCTCTACCGGACGGCCGGGGCCGGTGCTGATCGACATTCCCAAGGATGTCTCCAATGCCAAGGCGCCGTTTTCCTATCCGGAGACAGTATCCATCCGTGGATATCAGCCCACGACGAATCCACACCCGCTGCAAATTGAGAAACTGCATCAAGCGATCGCCGAGTCGAAACGACCGTTGATTTTGGCTGGTGGAGGGGTGGTCACCTCCGGTTCCGATCAAGAATTGATCGCGTTCGCGGAGCGGGCGCAAATTCCGGTGACGACCACATTGATGGGGCTCGGTGGCTTCCCAGGTACGCATCCGTTGTGGTTGGGGATGCCGGGGATGCATGGGACGGTAGCGGCCAACCGTGCTTTGCTAGAATGCGATTTGCTGATCGGGATCGGTGCCCGATTCGATGACCGAGTGACAATGGGCAGGATCGACAAATTCGCCACGGGCGCCAAGATTGTTCACATCGACATCGACCCCGCAGAAATAGGCAAAAACGTTGACACCTACATTCCGATCGTCGGTGATGTGAAACGGGTGTTGGAAGTGGCCCTGCAGGATCTGCCGGTTTGTCAGTCCGAAACTTGGTTGGAAAAATTGGAGCAGCTGAAACAACAGTATCCACTCACCTACAAGCAGAGTGACAACACGCTGAAACCGCAATGGGTGATCCAACACCTGTATGAAACAACGGGTGGGGATGCCATCGTCACCACTGACGTGGGTCAGCATCAGATGTGGGTGGCACAATATTTCCGCTTTTCCCGGCCGCGTTCGCTGATCAGCTCGGGCGGATTGGGTACGATGGGCTTCGGTTTCCCCGCCGCGATCGGCGCGCAGTTGGCGTACCCCGACCGAACGGTGATCTCCGTAACGGGAGACGGCGGGTTCCAGATGACTGCCCAAGAGCTGGCTGTGGTGGCACTGGCCAACATTCCTGTCAAAGTGGCCATCATCAACAACCAATGCTTGGGCATGGTTCGTCAATGGCAGGAAGTGTTTTATCAACGCCGCTACAGTGAGGTAGACTTGTCCGGCAGCCCGGATTTTGTCAAGCTGGCGGAAGCCTATGGCGTCAAAGGTATGCGGGCACGTACGCAGGAGGAAGCACGTCAGGTGTGGCGGGAGGCCCTGGATCATCCCGGTCCGGTTGTGATCGACTTTCAGGTGGACCCGGAGGAAAATGTCTATCCGATGGTGGCACCGGGAGCAGGGCTGGATGAGATGATGCTGGGGGATGAGTAA
- the ilvD gene encoding dihydroxy-acid dehydratase yields the protein MRSDKIKKGFDRAPHRSLLKATGLKDEDFDKPFIGICNSFVEIIPGHKHLDEFARVVKEAVWEAGGVPFEFNVIGVDDGIAMGHIGMRYSLPSRELIADSLETVANAHWFDGLICIPNCDKITPGMMMGAMRVNIPTIFISGGPMAAGRLPDGRTVDLASVFEGVGAYKAGHIDEQELKLLEDNGCPSCGSCSGMFTANSMNCLAEALGIALPGNGSILAATPERKELARRAARQIMKLIEADLKPRDIVTLESLDNAFALDMAMGGSTNTVLHTLAIAHEAGVEYPLSRLNELSERVPNLCKVSPAGQWHMEDVDRAGGISAILKELSKIDGLLHLDRPTVTLKTLGENIADAEIRDEEVIRPLEKAYSQTGGLAILYGNLAPDGAVIKTGAVDPSIQKFRGPAVVFESQDEALAGIMLGKVKSGDVVVIRYEGPKGGPGMPEMLAPTSAIAGMGLGKEVALITDGRFSGATRGISIGHISPEAAEGGVIAVVEPGDIIEIDLPNRRIHLDVPDEVIQERLTKWQEPEPKVKGGYLRRYARLVTSASTGAVLREI from the coding sequence ATGCGAAGCGATAAAATCAAAAAGGGATTTGACCGTGCTCCGCACAGGAGTTTGCTCAAGGCGACGGGACTGAAAGATGAGGACTTCGACAAACCGTTTATCGGGATTTGCAACTCATTTGTGGAAATCATCCCTGGGCACAAACATTTGGACGAATTTGCCCGCGTGGTGAAGGAAGCTGTTTGGGAAGCGGGCGGCGTACCCTTTGAATTTAATGTGATCGGTGTGGACGATGGGATCGCGATGGGTCACATCGGCATGCGTTACTCCCTGCCCAGCCGGGAGCTGATCGCGGATTCCCTGGAGACTGTGGCCAACGCGCACTGGTTTGACGGGCTGATCTGTATCCCCAACTGTGACAAAATTACGCCAGGCATGATGATGGGGGCGATGAGGGTCAACATCCCGACGATCTTCATCAGCGGTGGTCCGATGGCTGCGGGACGGCTGCCGGACGGACGCACCGTCGACCTGGCTTCCGTCTTTGAAGGAGTGGGTGCCTACAAAGCAGGGCACATCGATGAGCAGGAGTTGAAACTGCTGGAGGATAACGGTTGTCCGAGCTGCGGTTCATGTTCGGGGATGTTTACCGCCAACTCGATGAACTGTTTGGCCGAAGCACTCGGGATTGCCCTGCCGGGAAACGGCAGCATTCTGGCAGCCACTCCGGAGCGGAAAGAACTGGCCCGACGCGCGGCACGGCAGATTATGAAGCTGATTGAAGCGGATTTGAAGCCGCGCGATATCGTGACACTCGAATCGCTTGACAACGCATTTGCGTTGGATATGGCGATGGGCGGTTCCACCAACACGGTTCTGCATACATTGGCCATCGCGCATGAAGCGGGTGTGGAATATCCTTTGTCCCGGTTGAACGAATTGTCGGAACGGGTGCCCAATCTGTGCAAGGTGAGCCCGGCTGGGCAATGGCACATGGAGGATGTAGATCGTGCCGGAGGGATTTCGGCGATTTTGAAAGAGCTGAGCAAAATTGACGGTTTGCTCCACCTCGACCGACCCACGGTCACCTTGAAAACGCTGGGTGAAAATATCGCCGATGCCGAGATTCGGGATGAAGAAGTGATCCGGCCACTGGAAAAAGCATACAGCCAGACGGGCGGATTGGCCATCTTGTATGGCAACTTGGCGCCGGACGGCGCGGTGATCAAAACGGGTGCGGTCGATCCCTCGATTCAAAAGTTCCGCGGTCCGGCCGTCGTGTTTGAGTCGCAGGACGAAGCATTGGCTGGGATTATGCTTGGCAAGGTGAAATCCGGCGATGTGGTCGTGATCCGCTACGAAGGTCCCAAAGGCGGCCCCGGCATGCCGGAGATGTTGGCGCCCACGTCGGCGATTGCAGGCATGGGATTGGGTAAGGAAGTGGCGTTGATCACGGACGGACGTTTTTCCGGTGCGACGCGTGGCATCAGTATCGGTCATATTTCGCCTGAGGCGGCGGAAGGCGGTGTGATCGCCGTAGTAGAGCCGGGTGATATCATCGAGATCGACCTGCCCAACCGACGCATCCATCTGGATGTTCCCGACGAAGTGATTCAGGAGCGCCTTACAAAATGGCAGGAACCGGAGCCCAAAGTGAAAGGCGGCTATTTACGGCGTTACGCGCGGTTGGTCACTTCTGCCAGCACCGGAGCCGTGTTGAGGGAAATCTGA
- a CDS encoding autorepressor SdpR family transcription factor, which produces MNETFKALADPTRRQILRLLREGDLTAGEIAEHFNMTKPSISHHLNLLKQARLVLSERKGQYIVYSLNTTVVQEVLRWLMDISDSPNRKE; this is translated from the coding sequence CTGAACGAAACATTTAAAGCATTGGCCGATCCGACGCGCCGGCAAATTCTCCGTCTATTGCGAGAAGGAGATTTGACGGCCGGTGAGATCGCCGAACATTTCAACATGACCAAACCCAGCATCTCCCATCATCTCAATTTGCTGAAACAGGCACGATTGGTATTGAGTGAACGAAAAGGCCAATATATCGTCTATTCGCTCAACACCACCGTCGTTCAAGAAGTTTTGCGCTGGCTGATGGATATCAGCGACTCTCCCAATCGGAAGGAATGA
- a CDS encoding SdpI family protein, with product MIRNNQHWRWNDWAVLAVAILPIVIAWILYPALPPKMAVHFGITGQPNGYQSKSTFLIIQGLLLLAVPLLTKFLPMVDPKRENYAKFRRFYVIFRLTITTFLTVMFGLILAFNLGFRIHMQMAVLLMVGLIWMVIGNFLGQVRFNYFFGIRTPWTLADEEVWRRTHRLAAPLWVIAGVLMLIAAFLPGWLAVGILVTAIGLTAVIPGVYSFVVYRRRHR from the coding sequence ATGATCCGAAATAATCAGCATTGGCGTTGGAACGACTGGGCAGTGTTGGCGGTTGCGATCCTACCGATTGTAATCGCATGGATATTGTATCCCGCCTTGCCGCCCAAGATGGCCGTCCATTTCGGGATCACGGGTCAACCCAACGGATACCAGTCCAAAAGCACCTTTCTGATCATCCAAGGGTTACTGTTGTTGGCCGTTCCCCTGTTAACCAAGTTTTTACCCATGGTGGACCCGAAACGGGAAAACTACGCCAAATTTCGCCGTTTTTATGTGATCTTTCGCTTGACCATCACCACGTTTCTGACCGTGATGTTCGGCTTGATACTGGCCTTCAACCTGGGATTCCGCATCCATATGCAGATGGCCGTATTGTTGATGGTTGGTCTGATCTGGATGGTGATCGGAAATTTCCTGGGTCAGGTTCGGTTCAATTATTTCTTCGGGATCAGAACCCCTTGGACACTGGCGGATGAAGAGGTATGGCGACGCACCCACCGCTTGGCGGCTCCTCTCTGGGTAATTGCAGGTGTGTTGATGCTCATCGCTGCTTTCCTGCCCGGCTGGTTGGCGGTGGGGATTTTGGTGACGGCAATCGGGCTTACGGCGGTGATTCCGGGAGTCTATTCGTTTGTCGTCTATCGTAGACGTCATCGGTAG